Proteins encoded within one genomic window of Bos indicus isolate NIAB-ARS_2022 breed Sahiwal x Tharparkar chromosome 23, NIAB-ARS_B.indTharparkar_mat_pri_1.0, whole genome shotgun sequence:
- the LOC109576862 gene encoding galanin receptor type 3-like: MQANATSSAGLTATAEQPLRLVFAGVCGLILLVGLLANGLMLLVVGRGPGAPCPLLSLTNSLMVNITLSDLLFLACVVPVLLLSFLQQDWWLGPTVCTTSQAANSATMFCTFYSMVATALLRHVAVARPDLALPSGPGARRLLCGAMWALGLTASLPTWLFQRAVVEEGAWACLLLLNPAQTSCYFTLLGALAFLPCVLGLGCSFGHMGWLLWTQPRGPMGESAREHRENTGLILVVLVVFMLMWGPCSVLGYVAAVGDLPATPVAYVASSLCTLLAYSNCAVSPLLCFYLSRPFRARLGDLFRRPLAARHPRAAGGAGVVMESVQPGRDGASGSPWGLVGV; encoded by the coding sequence ATGCAGGCCAATGCCACGTCTAGCGCCGGGCTCACGGCCACAGCCGAGCAACCGCTCCGACTCGTCTTTGCGGGGGTCTGTGGCCTCATCCTGCTGGTGGGGTTGCTGGCCAATGGGCTGATGCTGCTGGTGGTGGGCCGGGGCCCGGGCGCCCCCTGCCCGCTCCTCTCCTTGACCAACAGCCTCATGGTGAACATCACGTTGTCCGACCTGCTCTTCCTGGCCTGCGTGGTGCCGGTGCTCCTGCTGAGCTTCCTGCAGCAGGACTGGTGGCTGGGCCCCACCGTCTGCACCACCAGCCAGGCCGCCAACAGCGCCACCATGTTCTGCACCTTCTACAGCATGGTGGCCACGGCGCTCCTGCGCCACGTGGCTGTGGCCCGGCCCGACCTGGCCCTCCCGTCCGGCCCGGGTGCTCGCCGGCTGCTCTGCGGGGCCATGTGGGCCCTGGGCCTCACAGCCTCGCTGCCCACATGGCTGTTCCAGCGAGCAGTCGTGGAGGAGGGGGCCTGGGCCTGCCTCTTGCTTCTGAACCCTGCTCAGACCTCCTGCTACTTCACGCTCCTGGgagccctggccttcctgccttgCGTGCTGGGGCTGGGCTGCTCTTTCGGCCACATGGGCTGGCTCCTGTGGACGCAGCCCCGGGGCCCCATGGGGGAGAGCGCCCGGGAGCATCGGGAGAACACCGGGCTCATCCTCGTAGTGCTGGTGGTCTTCATGCTTATGTGGGGGCCCTGCTCCGTGCTGGGCTACGTGGCAGCTGTGGGTGACCTGCCTGCCACGCCCGTGGCTTACGTGGCCTCCAGCCTCTGCACTCTCCTGGCCTACTCCAATTGCGCTGTCAGCCCCCTCCTCTGCTTCTACCTCTCTCGCCCCTTCCGGGCCAGGCTCGGGGACCTCTTTCGCAGGCCACTGGCAGCCAGGCATCCCAGGGCTGCGGGCGGAGCTGGTGTGGTGATGGAGAGTGTCCAGCCTGGACGTGATGGGGCCTCGGGAAGCCCCTGGGGCCTGGTGGGGGTCTGA
- the CPNE5 gene encoding copine-5 isoform X3 — MKKKKYVNSGTVTLLSFAVESECTFLDYIKGGTQINFTVAIDFTASNGNPSQSTSLHYMSPYQLNAYALALTAVGEIIQHYDSDKMFPALGFGAKLPPDGRVSHEFPLNGNQENPSCCGIDGILEAYHHSLRTVQLYGPTNFAPVVTHVARNAAAVQDGSQYSVLLIITDGVISDMAQTKEAIVNAAKLPMSIIIIGVGQAEFDAMVELDGDDVRISSRGKLAERDIVQFVPFRDYVDRTGNHVLSMARLARDVLAEIPDQLVSYMKAQGIRPRSPPMATARSPPQSPARTPPASPLHTHI; from the exons atgaagaaaaagaaatatgtgaaCTCGGGCACA gtcacgctgctttcctttgctgtggagtCAGAGTGCACGTTTCTCGATTACATCAAAGGAGG GACCCAGATCAACTTCACGGTGGCCATTGATTTCACAGCCTCCAATG GGAACCCCTCGCAGTCCACGTCGCTGCACTACATGAGCCCCTACCAGCTGAACGCCTACGCGCTGGCGCTGACCGCCGTCGGGGAAATCATCCAGCACTACGACAGCGACAAGATGTTCCCCGCCCTCGGCTTCGGGGCCAAGCTGCCCCCGGACGGCAGGGTGTCCCACGAGTTCCCACTG AATGGCAACCAGGAGAACCCCTCGTGCTGCGGCATCGATGGCATCCTAGAGGCCTACCACCACAGTCTGCGCACGGTGCAGCTCTACGGCCCCACCAACTTCGCCCCCGTGGTCACCCATGTGGCCAG gaACGCGGCCGCAGTGCAGGACGGCTCCCAGTACTCGGTGCTGCTCATCATCACAGATGGGGTCATCTCGGACATGGCGCAGACCAAGGAGGCGATCGTCAAC GCTGCCAAACTCCCCATGTCCATCATCATCATCGGCGTGGGCCAGGCAGAGTTCGACG cCATGGTGGAACTAGATGGCGATGATGTGCGGATCTCCTCCCGGGGAAAGCTGGCCGAGCGGGACATTGTCCAG TTCGTGCCCTTCAGGGACTACGTGGACCGCACGGGCAACCACGTGCTGAGCATGGCGCGCCTGGCCCGTGACGTGCTGGCCGAGATCCCCGACCAGCTGGTGTCCTACATGAAGGCACAGGGCATCCGCCCACGCTCCCCGCCCATGGCCACTGCTCGCTCTCCCCCACAGTCTCCGGCCCGCACACCCCCAGCTTCCCCGCTGCACACGCACATCTGA